Proteins encoded together in one Streptomyces sp. NBC_01216 window:
- a CDS encoding MFS transporter — MSREQRGPNEKLGTVLALAGISNAGLARRVNDLGAQRGLTLRYDKTSVARWVSKGMVPQGAAPHLIAAAIGQKLGRPVPLHEIGLADADPAPEVGLAFPRDVGEAVRSATELYRLDLAGRRAGGGIWQSLAGSFAVSAYATPASRWLITPADSSVERLLTRAGGEEPLDGPEGGAHARVGHSDVAKLREAAEDARRWDSKYGGGDWRSSMVPECLRVDAAPLLLASYSDEVGRALFGATSELTRLAGWMAFDTGQQEAAQRYYIQALRLARAAADVPLGGYVLASMSLQATYRGFSDEGVDLAQAALERNRGLATARTMSFFRLVEARAHAKAGDAAASGAALKAAEGWLERSRDGDADPSWLGFYSYDRFCADAAECYRDLKLPRQVRRFTEQALSRPTEEYVRSHGLRLVVSAVAELESGNLDAACAAGTRAVEVAGRISSARTTEYVRDLLHRLEPYGDEPRVMELRERARPLLMTPA, encoded by the coding sequence ATGTCCAGGGAGCAACGCGGGCCGAACGAAAAGCTCGGCACGGTTCTCGCCCTCGCGGGAATCAGCAACGCCGGTCTCGCCCGGCGGGTCAACGACCTCGGCGCGCAGCGGGGTCTGACGCTTCGCTACGACAAGACGTCGGTGGCCCGCTGGGTGTCGAAGGGCATGGTGCCGCAGGGTGCCGCCCCGCACCTGATCGCCGCCGCCATCGGGCAGAAGCTCGGCCGGCCGGTGCCGCTGCACGAGATCGGGCTGGCGGACGCCGACCCGGCGCCCGAAGTGGGTCTCGCCTTCCCGCGCGACGTGGGTGAGGCGGTCCGTTCGGCCACCGAGCTGTACCGACTGGATCTCGCCGGCCGCCGGGCCGGCGGCGGGATCTGGCAGTCGCTGGCCGGTTCCTTCGCGGTCAGCGCCTACGCCACACCCGCCTCCCGGTGGCTGATCACCCCCGCCGACTCCTCGGTGGAGCGGCTGCTGACCCGGGCGGGCGGCGAGGAGCCGCTCGACGGGCCGGAGGGCGGGGCCCACGCGCGCGTGGGCCACAGCGACGTCGCCAAGCTGCGGGAGGCGGCCGAGGACGCGCGCCGCTGGGACTCCAAGTACGGCGGCGGCGACTGGCGGTCCTCGATGGTCCCGGAGTGCTTACGTGTGGACGCCGCCCCGCTGCTGCTGGCCTCGTACTCCGACGAGGTCGGCCGCGCGCTGTTCGGGGCGACCTCGGAGCTGACCCGGCTGGCCGGCTGGATGGCCTTCGACACGGGCCAGCAGGAGGCCGCCCAGCGCTACTACATCCAGGCGCTGCGGCTGGCCCGTGCCGCGGCCGACGTCCCCCTCGGCGGCTACGTCCTCGCCTCGATGTCGCTCCAGGCCACCTATCGCGGCTTCTCCGACGAGGGCGTGGACCTCGCGCAGGCGGCCCTGGAACGGAACCGCGGTCTCGCCACCGCGCGCACCATGTCCTTCTTCCGGCTCGTGGAGGCACGGGCCCACGCGAAGGCCGGGGACGCGGCGGCCTCCGGGGCCGCGCTGAAGGCGGCCGAGGGCTGGCTGGAGCGCTCGCGGGACGGCGACGCCGATCCGTCGTGGCTCGGGTTCTACTCGTACGACCGGTTCTGTGCCGACGCCGCCGAGTGCTACCGGGACCTGAAGCTACCGCGTCAGGTGCGGCGCTTCACCGAGCAGGCGCTCTCCCGGCCGACCGAGGAGTACGTCCGCTCGCACGGGCTGCGGCTCGTGGTGTCGGCGGTCGCCGAGCTGGAGTCGGGCAACCTGGACGCGGCGTGCGCGGCGGGCACGCGCGCGGTGGAGGTGGCGGGCCGGATCTCCTCGGCGCGGACGACCGAGTACGTCCGGGATCTGCTGCATCGTCTGGAGCCGTACGGGGACGAGCCGCGGGTGATGGAGCTGCGGGAGCGGGCCCGGCCCCTGCTGATGACACCGGCGTGA